The following proteins are co-located in the Myxococcus fulvus genome:
- a CDS encoding SDR family oxidoreductase: MQLKDLKVIVTGGAQGMGAHFAQRLLEAGAQVAVGDVAEDKLAALPAGIHRRKLDVSSEADITAFVAWANEAMGGLNGLINNAGILRDALLVKKDRNTGEVKKLSTADWNAVVGVNLTGATLMVREVVAKMVETDQKPGVVVNMSSIARHGNRGQSNYVSAKAALAANTVTWSREFGPFGVRVGAVAPGMIETPMTQGMNQKARDALVSAIPVGRIGLPEDIWLAVKFILECDYFNGRTIDVDGGLNF, encoded by the coding sequence ATGCAGCTCAAGGACCTGAAGGTGATTGTGACGGGCGGCGCCCAGGGCATGGGTGCGCACTTCGCGCAGCGGCTGTTGGAGGCGGGCGCGCAGGTGGCGGTGGGCGACGTGGCCGAGGACAAGCTGGCGGCGCTGCCCGCGGGCATCCACCGGCGCAAGCTGGATGTGTCCTCGGAGGCGGACATCACCGCGTTCGTGGCCTGGGCGAACGAGGCCATGGGCGGGCTCAACGGCCTCATCAACAACGCGGGCATCCTGCGCGACGCGCTGCTGGTGAAGAAGGACCGGAACACGGGCGAGGTGAAGAAGCTGTCCACCGCGGACTGGAACGCCGTCGTCGGCGTCAACCTCACGGGCGCCACGCTGATGGTGCGCGAGGTGGTGGCGAAGATGGTGGAGACGGACCAGAAGCCCGGCGTCGTCGTGAACATGTCGTCCATCGCCCGGCACGGCAACCGCGGTCAGTCCAACTATGTGTCCGCCAAGGCGGCGCTGGCGGCGAACACGGTGACGTGGTCGCGCGAGTTCGGCCCGTTCGGCGTGCGCGTGGGCGCGGTGGCGCCGGGCATGATTGAGACGCCGATGACGCAGGGCATGAACCAGAAGGCCCGCGACGCGCTGGTCTCCGCCATCCCCGTGGGCCGCATCGGCCTGCCCGAGGACATCTGGCTGGCCGTGAAGTTCATCCTCGAGTGTGACTACTTCAACGGCCGCACCATCGACGTGGACGGCGGCCTGAACTTCTAA
- a CDS encoding TetR/AcrR family transcriptional regulator has translation MNRPSTSPDRSGPVTPRGQRTRAKLLKAAESVFGEKGYERASIADITRKGGVALGTFYVYFPDKQSIFVEVVDDLGTRLRRLIADSTSKCDNRIDVEREGLRTFFQFVRQHPNLYRVVRQAEFVDADCYRRYYDRFAKGYVTGLSRAMEEGEVRRMDPEALAYCLMGIGDFLGMRWVLWEEDPGLDRVLDTAMGLIRHGLDTRPAPPPGRNTLKPSKAAVKAAPSRAAPSKTAKKNTLRPARRPGRSARS, from the coding sequence ATGAATCGGCCTTCAACTTCTCCAGACCGCTCCGGACCCGTGACACCGCGAGGTCAGCGGACGCGTGCGAAGCTGCTGAAGGCCGCCGAGTCGGTCTTCGGGGAGAAGGGCTACGAGCGCGCCTCCATCGCGGACATCACGCGCAAGGGCGGCGTGGCGCTCGGCACGTTCTACGTCTACTTCCCGGACAAGCAGTCCATCTTCGTCGAGGTGGTGGACGACCTGGGCACGCGCCTGCGCCGGCTCATCGCGGACTCCACCTCCAAGTGCGACAACCGCATCGACGTGGAGCGCGAGGGCCTGCGCACCTTCTTCCAGTTCGTGCGCCAGCACCCCAACCTCTACCGCGTGGTGCGCCAGGCCGAGTTCGTCGACGCCGACTGCTACCGCCGCTACTACGACCGCTTCGCCAAGGGCTACGTCACCGGCCTGTCGCGCGCCATGGAGGAGGGCGAGGTGCGCCGCATGGACCCGGAGGCGCTCGCCTACTGCCTGATGGGCATCGGTGACTTCCTGGGCATGCGCTGGGTGCTGTGGGAGGAGGACCCGGGTCTGGACCGCGTGCTCGACACCGCCATGGGCCTCATCCGCCACGGCCTGGACACCCGCCCCGCGCCGCCCCCGGGCCGCAACACGCTCAAGCCCTCCAAGGCCGCGGTCAAGGCCGCGCCCTCCCGCGCCGCCCCTTCCAAGACCGCCAAGAAGAACACCCTGCGCCCCGCCCGCCGTCCTGGGCGGAGCGCCCGGAGCTGA
- a CDS encoding transglycosylase SLT domain-containing protein: protein MDGRRRLRASAMAVCVACAGLVGGAGSAWAQAPEEGEPGEVLSEEQLEQLLDTPAEQPSGAELSVASFGPEQLAPYFAEGVLARAHSEVRRGRFAKARALLADQEPTLPVRFLRAQSALLGRDYATAAEELAALAVDYVPLKDHCLLWAAQANEKLRKLELAASQYREVSSGSPLYAEARFSLSRVLQRKRDIPGALQALQELIDSRQARGPDALRMKALLAICDLARAQGLYNVEHRALLEVWATSPLSREAQRAKERLKGLPLPLKWKVRRGEALVELHRHGPATELLAGVMAQVDPPDELSCRAHLAYGRALRKERQHRRAIQMLTPVVEKCTSAEYRPQALYVLGYSQSVVDPRSAITTYATLARDYPEHGYADDALFFEAWLLQRTGQLGEALARYQETAERYPAGNFASEALFRAFWLHTRREAKAEALSALEAVERLPAASRTDEALWRARYWRARVREPVPLTSATALDDYEQLATERPATWYGMLARSRLAMLAPERLGRLSPVPGTSGDAEEPADEVWPLPPGPLRHDVRFAAGVELLRLGHPGAADELLAVNSRGLSEAPARLLYQTMVRTGRKRAARQVARESLRREVQGPLSAESRPVWEATWPLAFRNVIQRYSKASKVDPDLMQGLIREESRFRPTARSSTGALGLAQLMPATAKQVAQALKLGDVGESNLLQPAQNVRLGSAYLGQLLHRFGGNVAYAVAAYNAGPHAVDRWRQALPQAELDEWVEHIAFDETREYVKHVLGSYGAYKLLYTGQPVMLHPTKVEAASRR, encoded by the coding sequence ATGGATGGACGACGTCGGCTGCGCGCGAGTGCCATGGCGGTGTGCGTGGCGTGCGCGGGCCTGGTGGGCGGCGCGGGCTCCGCATGGGCGCAGGCTCCAGAGGAAGGAGAGCCGGGTGAGGTGTTGTCGGAGGAGCAGCTCGAACAGCTCCTCGACACTCCCGCCGAGCAGCCCTCTGGCGCGGAGCTGTCCGTGGCGTCGTTCGGTCCGGAGCAGCTGGCGCCCTACTTCGCGGAAGGAGTCCTCGCGCGGGCGCACTCGGAGGTGCGCAGGGGGCGCTTCGCGAAGGCCCGCGCGCTGCTCGCGGACCAGGAGCCCACGTTGCCGGTGCGCTTCCTGAGGGCGCAGAGCGCGCTGCTCGGCCGGGACTACGCCACCGCGGCGGAGGAGCTGGCGGCGCTGGCGGTGGACTATGTGCCGCTGAAGGACCACTGCCTGCTGTGGGCGGCGCAGGCGAACGAGAAGCTGCGCAAGCTGGAGCTGGCCGCGTCGCAGTACCGGGAGGTGAGCTCGGGCTCGCCGCTGTACGCGGAGGCGCGCTTCAGCCTGTCGCGTGTGCTGCAGCGCAAGCGCGACATCCCGGGGGCGCTGCAGGCGCTGCAGGAGCTCATCGACAGCCGACAGGCGCGGGGGCCGGACGCGCTGCGGATGAAGGCGCTGCTGGCCATCTGTGATTTGGCGCGGGCCCAGGGGCTGTACAACGTCGAGCACCGCGCGCTGTTGGAGGTGTGGGCCACGAGTCCCCTGTCGCGCGAGGCGCAGCGCGCCAAGGAGCGGCTCAAGGGCTTGCCGCTGCCGCTCAAGTGGAAGGTGCGTCGCGGTGAGGCGCTGGTGGAGCTGCACCGCCACGGGCCCGCCACGGAGCTGCTCGCGGGGGTGATGGCGCAGGTGGACCCGCCGGACGAGCTGTCGTGTCGGGCGCACCTGGCCTACGGGCGCGCGCTGCGCAAGGAGCGCCAGCACCGCCGCGCCATCCAGATGCTGACGCCGGTGGTGGAGAAGTGCACGTCGGCGGAGTACCGGCCGCAGGCGCTCTATGTGCTGGGCTATTCGCAGTCGGTGGTGGACCCGAGGTCGGCCATCACCACGTACGCCACGCTCGCGCGCGACTACCCCGAGCACGGGTACGCGGACGACGCGCTCTTCTTCGAGGCGTGGTTGCTGCAGCGCACGGGGCAGCTCGGCGAGGCGCTCGCGCGCTACCAGGAGACGGCGGAGCGCTACCCGGCGGGCAACTTCGCGTCGGAGGCGCTCTTCCGGGCCTTCTGGCTGCACACGCGGCGCGAGGCGAAGGCGGAGGCGCTGTCGGCGCTCGAGGCGGTGGAGCGGCTGCCCGCGGCGTCGCGCACGGACGAGGCGCTGTGGCGGGCGCGGTACTGGCGCGCGCGGGTGCGTGAGCCGGTGCCCCTGACGAGCGCCACCGCGCTCGACGACTACGAGCAGCTGGCCACCGAGCGGCCCGCGACCTGGTACGGGATGCTGGCGCGCTCGCGGCTGGCGATGCTGGCGCCGGAGCGACTGGGTCGGCTGTCGCCGGTGCCCGGGACGAGCGGGGACGCGGAGGAGCCCGCGGACGAGGTGTGGCCCCTGCCGCCCGGGCCGCTGCGCCACGACGTGCGCTTCGCGGCGGGGGTGGAGCTGTTGCGGCTGGGGCATCCGGGCGCGGCGGACGAGCTGCTCGCGGTGAACTCGCGAGGGTTGTCGGAGGCGCCGGCGCGGCTGCTCTACCAGACGATGGTGCGCACGGGGCGCAAGCGGGCGGCGCGGCAGGTGGCGCGTGAGTCACTGCGGCGCGAGGTGCAGGGCCCGCTCAGTGCCGAGTCGCGTCCGGTGTGGGAGGCGACGTGGCCGTTGGCCTTCCGCAACGTCATCCAGCGGTACTCGAAGGCGTCCAAGGTGGACCCGGACCTGATGCAGGGGCTCATCCGCGAGGAGAGCCGCTTCCGTCCCACGGCGCGCTCGTCCACGGGGGCGCTGGGGCTGGCGCAGCTGATGCCGGCGACGGCGAAGCAGGTGGCGCAGGCGCTGAAGCTGGGCGACGTGGGCGAGTCGAACCTGCTGCAGCCGGCGCAGAACGTGCGACTGGGCTCGGCGTACCTGGGGCAGCTCCTGCACCGCTTCGGTGGCAACGTCGCGTACGCGGTGGCGGCGTACAACGCGGGGCCGCACGCGGTGGACCGCTGGCGTCAGGCGCTGCCGCAGGCGGAGCTCGACGAGTGGGTGGAGCACATCGCGTTCGACGAGACGCGCGAGTACGTGAAGCACGTGCTCGGCAGCTACGGCGCCTACAAGCTGCTCTACACCGGGCAGCCGGTGATGCTGCACCCGACGAAGGTCGAGGCCGCCAGCCGGCGATAG
- a CDS encoding TraB/GumN family protein, whose protein sequence is MKRASSLSLSLLVVLLGAGCASTPAARKYTPVDTGKAFLWEVKGAGGGTAYLVGSIHMGKPGALALPASMDAAFGKAEVLAVEVDTTRTDAAAMGKLVRELGMLPEGQRLTQRLDPATRELLGRAATRLGVEVKGLERLRPWLAGLVLNNLEFEAAGYKQGHGVDRAFLDKAHGVKKQVVELETADGQLRMLAGTPESLQDLMLRDQLRREQGPGEIVEALTSAWQAGDAEGMAGLLLEGAKDETYRPVYERVFFERNVQMADRMEGLLGEPRVHLVVVGAGHVVGAEGIVALLQKKGHTVRQLPRDAAVE, encoded by the coding sequence ATGAAGCGCGCGTCGTCCCTGTCGTTGTCCTTGTTGGTCGTGCTGCTCGGCGCGGGCTGCGCGTCCACGCCGGCGGCGAGGAAGTACACCCCGGTCGACACGGGGAAGGCGTTCCTCTGGGAGGTGAAGGGGGCTGGGGGAGGCACGGCGTACCTGGTGGGGTCCATCCACATGGGGAAGCCGGGGGCGCTCGCGTTGCCTGCGTCGATGGACGCGGCGTTCGGCAAGGCGGAGGTGCTGGCGGTGGAGGTGGACACGACGAGGACGGACGCGGCGGCGATGGGGAAGCTGGTGCGCGAGCTGGGGATGTTGCCGGAGGGGCAGCGCCTGACGCAGCGGTTGGACCCGGCGACGCGGGAGCTGTTGGGGAGAGCGGCGACGCGGCTGGGGGTGGAGGTGAAGGGGTTGGAGCGGCTGCGGCCGTGGCTTGCGGGGCTGGTGCTCAACAACCTGGAGTTCGAGGCGGCGGGCTACAAGCAGGGGCACGGCGTGGACCGGGCGTTCCTGGACAAGGCGCACGGGGTGAAGAAGCAGGTGGTGGAGTTGGAGACGGCGGACGGGCAGCTGCGGATGCTCGCGGGCACGCCGGAGTCGCTGCAGGACTTGATGCTGAGGGACCAGCTGCGGCGGGAGCAGGGGCCGGGGGAGATTGTCGAGGCGCTCACGTCCGCGTGGCAGGCGGGGGACGCGGAGGGGATGGCGGGGCTGCTGCTGGAGGGGGCGAAGGATGAGACCTACCGGCCGGTGTACGAGCGCGTGTTCTTCGAGCGCAACGTGCAGATGGCGGACCGGATGGAGGGGCTGTTGGGTGAGCCGCGCGTGCACCTGGTGGTGGTGGGCGCGGGGCACGTGGTGGGCGCGGAGGGCATCGTGGCGCTGCTGCAGAAGAAGGGGCACACGGTGCGGCAGCTTCCTCGGGATGCGGCGGTGGAGTGA
- a CDS encoding PLP-dependent aminotransferase family protein, with protein MSADAMSAPLPPPPVWRLAQRMSRIKTSAVREILKVAERPDILSFAGGLPAPELFPVQAIAQAHAQVLADEGPAALQYSTTEGFGPLREWISGHLGKKGRVCEANQVLITNGSQQGIDLVAKVLLDPGDLVIVENPSYLAALQTFGGYEAKFATVESDDQGMRMDDLERVLATCKPKLLYIVANFQNPKGTTLALERRKKLVELAQQHRFLILEDDPYGELRFRGEHLPSLAAFDDQGVVVSLGTFSKTLAPGLRIGWVAGPRDFVRSLTIAKQSTDLHTATLAQRAVARLLKDFDYYAHLDALTPVYGQRANAMLDALKAYMPQGTSWTHPEGGMFLWARLPPGLSGDTLLPRAIDQKVAFVPGSPFFASDPRSEFIRLNYSNRPPELITEGMQRLGGVISGAL; from the coding sequence ATGAGCGCCGATGCCATGAGCGCACCCCTTCCCCCGCCGCCGGTCTGGCGACTCGCCCAACGCATGTCGCGCATCAAGACGTCCGCGGTGCGCGAAATCCTCAAGGTGGCCGAGCGCCCGGACATCCTGTCCTTCGCCGGCGGCCTGCCCGCCCCGGAGCTCTTCCCCGTCCAGGCCATCGCCCAGGCGCACGCCCAGGTCCTGGCCGACGAGGGCCCCGCCGCGCTCCAGTACAGCACCACCGAGGGCTTCGGCCCCCTGCGTGAGTGGATCTCCGGCCACCTGGGCAAGAAGGGCCGCGTCTGCGAGGCCAACCAGGTCCTCATCACCAACGGCTCGCAGCAGGGCATCGACCTGGTCGCCAAGGTGCTGCTGGACCCCGGTGACCTCGTCATCGTGGAGAACCCCAGCTACCTGGCCGCGCTGCAGACGTTCGGCGGCTACGAGGCGAAGTTCGCCACCGTGGAGAGCGACGACCAGGGCATGCGCATGGACGACCTGGAGCGGGTGCTCGCCACGTGCAAGCCCAAGCTGCTCTACATCGTCGCCAACTTCCAGAACCCCAAGGGCACCACCCTGGCGCTGGAGCGCCGCAAGAAGCTGGTGGAGCTGGCCCAGCAGCACCGCTTCCTCATCCTCGAGGACGACCCATACGGCGAGCTGCGCTTCCGCGGCGAGCACCTGCCGTCCCTGGCCGCGTTCGATGACCAGGGTGTCGTCGTGTCGCTGGGCACGTTCTCCAAGACGCTGGCCCCGGGCCTGCGCATCGGCTGGGTGGCGGGCCCGCGCGACTTCGTGCGCAGCCTCACCATCGCCAAGCAGTCCACGGACCTGCACACCGCCACCCTCGCCCAGCGCGCGGTGGCCCGGCTGCTCAAGGACTTCGACTACTACGCGCACCTGGACGCGCTCACGCCCGTGTACGGCCAGCGCGCCAACGCCATGCTGGACGCGCTCAAGGCCTACATGCCCCAGGGCACCAGCTGGACGCATCCGGAGGGCGGCATGTTCCTGTGGGCCCGGCTGCCGCCCGGCCTGAGCGGGGACACGCTCCTGCCGCGCGCCATCGACCAGAAGGTGGCCTTCGTGCCGGGCAGCCCGTTCTTCGCCAGCGACCCGCGCTCGGAGTTCATCCGCCTCAACTACTCCAACCGCCCGCCCGAGCTCATCACCGAGGGCATGCAGCGGCTGGGGGGCGTCATCTCCGGCGCGCTCTAA
- a CDS encoding Lrp/AsnC family transcriptional regulator: MPMDELDFRLVDLLQRDGRATQLELSRAVGLSQPAVAERIRKLEERGVITGYAARVDATKLGKDITAFIGVSIEHPKYFEGFAKKVLALPDVLECHRVAGQDSYLLKVKSANTRTLDSLLVETLRTIAGVTRTQTVIVLSSIKEDTHVRVPPELAKGE; this comes from the coding sequence ATGCCCATGGATGAGCTCGACTTCCGCCTGGTGGACCTGCTGCAGCGCGATGGCCGCGCGACGCAGCTGGAGCTGTCGCGCGCGGTGGGGCTGTCCCAGCCAGCGGTGGCCGAGCGCATCCGCAAGCTGGAGGAGCGGGGTGTCATCACCGGCTACGCGGCGCGCGTGGACGCGACGAAGCTGGGCAAGGACATCACCGCCTTCATCGGGGTGAGCATCGAACATCCGAAGTACTTCGAGGGCTTCGCCAAGAAGGTCCTCGCCCTGCCGGACGTGCTGGAGTGCCACCGCGTCGCCGGGCAGGACTCGTATCTGTTGAAGGTCAAGTCGGCCAACACGCGGACGCTGGACTCGCTCCTCGTGGAGACGCTGCGCACCATCGCCGGCGTCACCCGCACGCAGACCGTCATCGTCCTGTCGTCCATCAAGGAGGACACGCACGTCCGCGTGCCTCCCGAGCTCGCCAAAGGAGAGTGA
- a CDS encoding acyl-CoA synthetase, which produces MFIGDWMGRGALYWPEHVAVVDTAKGDAGRFTYRALNARAEALGGWLRDVAGVKPGDRVGLVAHNGVEYLDALFACGKLGAIFVPYNWRLHAAELTDLVRSIRPRVLLFGDDFRDAVAQVRESVGEALRLVALEPQGLPGVATYADVLAHRPTAPVRNDAVSEEDTLCLLFTGGTTGRSKGACVSYRMVAWNTLNTLVHEVRPGDVTVTHTPMFHTGGLLVYTLPLLTAGGTVVIMRRWEPEELLALIPREKVSLFFAVPTQYQQLFDSPRFTSTDFSSVRFMTSGGAALPVPLIQAWQAVHAVPFKQGFGMTEFGPGIFSMGPEFAVSKAGSIGRPNYFIAAKLVDDDGREVPTGDVGELVLKGPSMCSGYFEDEAATREAIDADGWFHTGDLARQDADGFFTIAGRKKDMFISGGENVYPLELESVLYEHAAVQQCSVIGVPDAKWGEVGRAFVVLKPGVDCTGDALLEHLRGKLARFKVPKRVVLVERLPVSAAGKILKRELREAAIAADAEGR; this is translated from the coding sequence ATGTTCATCGGAGACTGGATGGGGCGGGGCGCCCTGTACTGGCCCGAGCACGTCGCGGTGGTGGACACGGCCAAGGGTGACGCCGGCCGCTTCACCTACCGCGCCCTGAACGCGCGCGCCGAGGCGCTCGGCGGCTGGCTGCGCGACGTCGCCGGGGTGAAGCCCGGCGACCGCGTGGGCCTGGTGGCCCACAACGGCGTCGAGTACCTGGATGCCCTCTTCGCTTGCGGCAAGCTGGGCGCCATCTTCGTCCCCTACAACTGGCGCCTGCACGCCGCCGAGCTGACCGACCTGGTCCGCTCCATCCGCCCGCGCGTGCTGCTCTTCGGCGACGACTTCCGCGACGCGGTGGCCCAGGTGCGCGAGAGCGTGGGGGAAGCGCTGCGCCTGGTCGCGCTGGAGCCGCAAGGGCTGCCCGGCGTCGCCACGTACGCGGACGTGCTCGCGCACCGCCCCACCGCGCCCGTGCGCAACGACGCCGTGTCCGAGGAGGACACGCTGTGCCTGCTCTTCACCGGCGGGACGACGGGGCGCTCCAAGGGCGCGTGCGTCAGCTACCGCATGGTGGCGTGGAACACGCTCAACACGCTGGTGCACGAGGTGCGCCCCGGCGACGTCACGGTGACGCACACGCCCATGTTCCACACGGGCGGGCTGCTCGTGTACACGCTGCCCCTGCTCACCGCGGGCGGCACCGTGGTCATCATGCGCCGCTGGGAGCCGGAGGAGCTGCTCGCGCTGATTCCCCGCGAGAAGGTGTCGCTGTTCTTCGCGGTGCCCACGCAGTACCAGCAGCTCTTCGACTCGCCGCGCTTCACGTCGACGGACTTCTCGTCGGTGCGCTTCATGACCAGCGGCGGGGCGGCGCTGCCGGTGCCGCTCATCCAGGCGTGGCAGGCGGTGCACGCGGTGCCCTTCAAGCAGGGCTTCGGGATGACGGAGTTCGGCCCGGGAATCTTCAGCATGGGGCCCGAGTTCGCGGTGTCCAAGGCGGGCTCCATCGGCCGCCCCAACTACTTCATCGCGGCGAAGCTGGTGGACGACGACGGCCGCGAGGTGCCGACGGGCGACGTGGGTGAGCTGGTCCTGAAGGGCCCCTCCATGTGCTCGGGCTACTTCGAGGACGAGGCCGCCACGCGCGAGGCCATCGACGCGGACGGCTGGTTCCACACCGGCGACCTCGCGCGCCAGGACGCGGACGGCTTCTTCACCATCGCCGGCCGCAAGAAGGACATGTTCATCTCCGGCGGGGAGAACGTGTACCCGCTGGAGCTGGAGTCGGTGCTGTACGAGCACGCGGCCGTGCAGCAGTGCTCGGTCATCGGCGTGCCGGACGCGAAGTGGGGAGAGGTGGGGCGCGCCTTCGTGGTGCTCAAGCCCGGCGTGGACTGCACGGGCGACGCGCTGCTGGAGCACCTGCGCGGGAAGCTGGCGCGCTTCAAGGTGCCCAAGCGGGTGGTGCTGGTGGAGCGCCTGCCGGTGTCCGCGGCGGGGAAGATTCTCAAGCGCGAGCTTCGCGAGGCGGCCATCGCCGCCGACGCCGAGGGGCGATGA
- a CDS encoding 3-oxoacyl-ACP synthase III family protein translates to MRYAQILSTGRYVPEKVLTNADVEKILGEPVDEWLQQNVGIKQRHVMADSQATSDLCVAAARQALERSGTKPEELDLIIVATDTPDYLSPATSSVVQAKLGAPNAGTYDLNCACAGWVTALDVGSKTIAADDSYRRILVVGAYGMTRYVNWKDKKTCTLFADGAGAVVLGAGDKPGFMGAKLLANGEYHDALGIYTGGTSRPATAETLPLTGGKPAVQFVRKFPSTFNTERWPMLLDQLLKRQDQTLDDVKLFVFTQLNLRTIEATMKVLNQPMAKAHYTMDKWGYTGSACIPMTLDDAVVQGKVKKGDLVAFCASGGGLAMASALYRWTA, encoded by the coding sequence ATGCGATACGCGCAGATCCTCTCCACCGGCCGTTACGTCCCCGAGAAGGTCCTCACCAACGCGGACGTCGAGAAGATTCTCGGCGAGCCCGTGGACGAGTGGCTCCAGCAGAACGTGGGCATCAAGCAGCGCCACGTCATGGCGGACTCCCAGGCCACCAGTGATTTGTGCGTCGCCGCCGCCCGTCAGGCCCTGGAGCGCTCCGGGACGAAGCCCGAGGAGCTGGACCTCATCATCGTCGCCACCGACACGCCCGACTACCTGAGCCCCGCCACGTCCTCCGTGGTGCAGGCCAAGCTGGGCGCCCCCAACGCCGGCACCTACGACCTCAACTGCGCGTGCGCGGGCTGGGTGACGGCGCTGGACGTGGGCTCGAAGACGATTGCAGCGGATGACAGCTACCGGCGCATCCTCGTCGTCGGCGCGTACGGCATGACGCGCTACGTGAACTGGAAGGACAAGAAGACCTGCACCCTGTTCGCGGACGGCGCGGGCGCGGTGGTGCTGGGCGCGGGAGACAAGCCTGGCTTCATGGGCGCGAAGCTGCTCGCCAACGGCGAGTACCACGACGCGCTCGGCATCTACACCGGCGGCACGAGCCGCCCCGCCACCGCGGAGACCCTGCCGCTCACCGGCGGCAAGCCCGCCGTGCAGTTCGTGCGCAAGTTCCCCTCCACCTTCAACACCGAGCGCTGGCCCATGCTGCTGGACCAGCTGCTCAAGCGGCAGGACCAGACGCTGGACGACGTGAAGCTCTTCGTCTTCACCCAGCTCAACCTGCGCACGATTGAAGCCACCATGAAGGTGCTCAACCAGCCCATGGCCAAGGCGCACTACACGATGGACAAGTGGGGCTACACGGGCTCGGCCTGCATCCCCATGACGCTGGATGACGCGGTGGTGCAGGGGAAGGTGAAGAAGGGCGACCTGGTGGCCTTCTGTGCCAGCGGCGGTGGGCTCGCCATGGCCTCCGCCCTCTACCGCTGGACGGCCTGA
- a CDS encoding imm11 family protein, with the protein MPRVRYFRLNEDVRAGYWYLGDPQDARGHEVEDPYLFTAGQPVRVEGRLSMPISEPGKALDFCLAGTSATPVIHVKVAALFAELAPDDVQLIPVDIQGQPDQHLILVATKRFRCIDDDASEEVRYWLPEHGQPERVGDYKSVMGLRIDPSNVGDAKVFRTEGWDIVLIVSEDIKQALEQLNPTAAKFTPV; encoded by the coding sequence ATGCCACGGGTACGCTACTTCAGGCTGAACGAGGACGTCCGCGCTGGGTACTGGTACCTGGGAGATCCCCAGGACGCGCGGGGGCATGAGGTCGAGGACCCTTATCTCTTCACGGCGGGACAGCCTGTCCGAGTCGAGGGCCGTCTCTCGATGCCAATCAGCGAGCCGGGCAAGGCGTTGGATTTCTGCCTGGCGGGCACGAGTGCGACGCCTGTCATCCACGTCAAGGTGGCAGCGCTCTTCGCGGAGCTGGCTCCAGACGACGTGCAGCTCATCCCGGTGGATATCCAGGGGCAGCCGGACCAGCACCTCATCCTGGTGGCCACGAAGCGCTTCCGCTGCATCGACGACGATGCGTCCGAAGAGGTGCGTTACTGGCTGCCCGAGCATGGACAGCCAGAGCGGGTCGGCGACTACAAATCCGTGATGGGGCTTCGCATCGACCCCTCGAATGTGGGCGACGCGAAGGTCTTCCGCACGGAAGGCTGGGACATCGTCCTCATCGTCTCCGAGGACATCAAGCAGGCCCTGGAGCAACTGAATCCCACGGCCGCGAAGTTCACCCCCGTGTAG